One genomic region from uncultured Cohaesibacter sp. encodes:
- a CDS encoding RNA-binding protein, which yields MPQKSEQTTRQCLVTRENLPKNQMIRFVLAPDFSVVPDLKMRLPGRGVWVTAKHSLVKQAADKGLFARGFKQKVQPCDGLAELVAELMEKGCLSSLSMTRKAGQIVTGFAKVETSIAQRGAIGLIHAADAAEDGQKKLSQAVRRHYGSDCELPIVRRFSAEALSNALGYGNVVHAALIAGSASKSFIKQVAVLETYLQPSEPDSNSGPDDRTAGQAS from the coding sequence GTGCCGCAAAAGAGCGAACAGACAACAAGACAATGTCTGGTAACACGGGAAAATCTTCCCAAGAACCAAATGATACGGTTTGTGCTGGCTCCTGATTTCAGCGTTGTTCCAGACTTGAAAATGCGGTTACCCGGACGCGGTGTCTGGGTGACGGCAAAGCATTCTCTGGTGAAGCAGGCCGCAGACAAAGGACTGTTTGCGCGCGGTTTCAAACAGAAAGTGCAACCATGCGACGGCTTGGCCGAGCTTGTCGCAGAGCTGATGGAAAAGGGGTGTCTATCGTCTCTTTCCATGACGCGAAAAGCCGGCCAGATCGTGACCGGCTTTGCAAAGGTAGAAACGTCCATTGCACAAAGGGGTGCAATTGGACTAATACATGCGGCAGATGCTGCAGAAGACGGACAGAAGAAACTGTCCCAAGCCGTACGGCGCCATTATGGCAGCGACTGTGAACTGCCCATTGTTCGCAGATTCAGCGCTGAGGCGTTAAGCAACGCGCTTGGGTACGGAAATGTGGTACATGCTGCCTTGATCGCCGGTTCGGCGAGCAAGAGCTTCATCAAACAGGTTGCGGTGCTGGAAACCTACTTGCAACCAAGCGAACCGGATTCTAACAGCGGCCCGGACGACCGAACCGCTGGACAGGCCTCCTGA
- the nusA gene encoding transcription termination factor NusA, which yields MAISANRLELLQIADAVAREKSIDRMIVIGAMEDAIQKAARSRYGQETEIKATINPRTGETRLERLMEVVDEVEDYATQIALVDAKDKNPDAQIGDIVSDQLPPLEFGRISAQSAKQVIVQKVREAERDHQYEEFKDRQFEIVNGQVKRVEYGNVTLDLSGSEAIVRRDELIAREAFRPGDRIRAIIYDVRREQRGPQIFLSRTHPQFMAKLFAQEVPEIYDGIITIKSVARDPGSRAKIAVVSSDSSIDPVGACVGMRGSRVQAVVNELQGEKIDIIPWSEDPATFIVNALQPAEVAKVVLDEDSERIEVVVPNDQLSLAIGRRGQNVRLASQLTGWDIDIMTEEEESERRQKEFNERAQLFMQALDVDDIVAQLLASEGFTSIEEVAYVDASEVSDIEGFDEETAQEIQRRASEYLEAEAEKQNEERLALGVSDDLLEISGLTLPMLVALGRDDIKTIEDLAGCATDDLVGWTERHNGEVKRFKGTLSDFDISRQEAEDIVMLTRVAAGWIDPSELLSEEEAAEYEQMEADELGDLELDDDATGAIADDQPSEEKEEEATAEEEEEA from the coding sequence ATGGCAATCAGTGCAAACCGTCTTGAACTTTTGCAGATCGCAGATGCTGTGGCGCGCGAAAAATCGATTGATCGCATGATCGTGATCGGGGCCATGGAGGACGCAATCCAGAAAGCTGCGCGCTCCCGTTATGGTCAAGAGACAGAAATCAAGGCGACGATCAACCCACGCACCGGTGAAACCCGGCTCGAGCGGTTGATGGAAGTGGTTGACGAGGTCGAAGATTACGCAACCCAGATTGCCTTGGTTGACGCCAAGGACAAAAATCCAGACGCTCAGATCGGTGATATCGTCTCCGATCAACTGCCGCCGCTGGAATTTGGACGTATTTCTGCCCAGTCCGCCAAGCAGGTCATCGTGCAGAAAGTGCGCGAAGCCGAACGTGATCACCAGTATGAAGAATTCAAGGACCGCCAGTTTGAAATCGTCAATGGTCAGGTCAAACGTGTTGAATATGGCAACGTCACCCTTGATCTTTCCGGTAGCGAAGCCATTGTCCGTCGCGATGAATTGATCGCACGCGAAGCCTTCCGTCCGGGCGACCGCATTCGCGCTATCATCTATGATGTACGCCGTGAACAGCGTGGCCCGCAGATCTTTTTGTCCAGAACGCATCCACAGTTCATGGCCAAGTTGTTTGCACAGGAAGTGCCTGAGATCTATGATGGCATTATCACCATCAAGTCTGTGGCACGTGATCCCGGCTCCCGCGCCAAGATCGCTGTGGTTTCCAGTGATAGTTCCATTGATCCGGTCGGCGCCTGCGTCGGTATGCGCGGTTCCCGCGTTCAGGCCGTTGTCAATGAGCTGCAGGGTGAAAAGATCGATATCATTCCATGGTCAGAAGATCCTGCGACCTTTATCGTCAATGCGCTGCAGCCGGCCGAAGTGGCCAAGGTTGTCCTTGACGAAGACAGTGAGCGGATCGAAGTTGTTGTTCCCAATGACCAGCTCTCGCTTGCCATTGGCCGTCGCGGTCAGAACGTCCGTCTTGCTTCCCAGCTGACCGGTTGGGACATCGACATCATGACTGAGGAAGAAGAATCCGAGCGTCGTCAGAAAGAATTCAACGAACGCGCCCAGCTCTTCATGCAGGCACTTGACGTTGATGACATTGTGGCCCAGCTTCTGGCTTCCGAAGGCTTCACCTCTATTGAAGAAGTGGCCTATGTAGACGCAAGCGAAGTCTCCGACATCGAGGGCTTCGATGAAGAAACCGCACAGGAAATCCAGAGACGCGCAAGCGAATATCTGGAAGCCGAAGCGGAAAAACAGAATGAAGAGCGCCTCGCGCTGGGTGTTTCCGACGATCTTCTTGAAATTTCGGGTCTCACCCTGCCGATGCTGGTTGCGCTTGGTCGCGACGACATCAAAACCATTGAAGATCTTGCCGGTTGCGCCACTGATGATCTGGTCGGCTGGACCGAGCGTCATAATGGTGAAGTGAAGCGCTTCAAGGGTACCCTGTCCGATTTTGATATTTCGCGTCAGGAAGCTGAAGACATCGTCATGCTGACCCGTGTTGCGGCCGGATGGATTGATCCTTCCGAACTGCTAAGCGAAGAAGAAGCTGCCGAATATGAGCAGATGGAAGCAGACGAATTGGGCGATCTTGAACTGGACGATGATGCCACTGGCGCCATCGCAGACGATCAGCCGTCTGAAGAAAAAGAAGAGGAAGCAACCGCTGAGGAAGAAGAAGAGGCGTGA